One genomic segment of Flavobacteriaceae bacterium includes these proteins:
- a CDS encoding bifunctional metallophosphatase/5'-nucleotidase: MKSFKLIAYSLLFCLLLSCNSNDHKIDFTFLQVNDVYEIAPIQGGKYGGMARLEALHQELVKENTNTFLFIAGDFLNPSLLGTIKYNGEHVQGKQMVEIMNAMNFELAAFGNHEFDLSQKDLQKRLNESTFHWIGSNVTLNLNGTTQPFYKEKEEIKMPIPKTYIKEIGDEDGTKIKIGFISVCIPSNPKSYVSYSDMFEAAKSSYEMIKDNVDIVFGLTHVKIEHDKKIAELIPEIPLIMGGHEHTHMRHRVGNTIITKADANAKTAYVHKISFDKKTKKITIASELKEINTSIIPEKKIATIVNKWQDILNVKVKEIIANPDETIYRSKVPLEGRDTPIRSEQTNLGKLVARSMAFAYNDAVDCAIVNSGSIRIDDTLEGAVTGIDIFRVLPYGGAILKIEIKGSLLQEVLEFGAAAKGRGAYLQRYRAEKKNTYWTISGKQLDSDKIYTVAISDYLIKGFDIPVLNEKNKDITTIYRPAKNELEYDIRKAMVHYLKVQYKESQE; the protein is encoded by the coding sequence ATGAAATCATTCAAATTAATAGCATACTCATTACTGTTTTGTTTATTACTTTCATGTAATAGTAATGACCATAAAATCGATTTTACTTTTTTGCAAGTAAATGATGTATATGAAATTGCTCCGATACAGGGTGGAAAATACGGTGGAATGGCAAGGTTAGAAGCACTGCATCAGGAATTGGTAAAAGAAAACACGAATACCTTTTTATTTATAGCAGGTGATTTTTTGAATCCCTCCTTACTTGGAACGATAAAGTATAATGGAGAACACGTACAAGGAAAACAAATGGTAGAAATAATGAATGCTATGAATTTTGAACTGGCTGCTTTTGGCAATCATGAATTTGATTTGAGTCAAAAAGATCTGCAAAAACGATTGAATGAAAGTACTTTTCATTGGATCGGATCTAATGTTACATTAAATCTCAACGGAACTACCCAGCCTTTTTACAAGGAAAAAGAAGAGATCAAAATGCCTATTCCTAAAACATATATCAAAGAAATCGGAGATGAGGACGGTACAAAAATTAAAATAGGTTTTATCAGCGTTTGCATTCCTTCCAATCCAAAGAGTTATGTGTCTTATTCGGATATGTTTGAAGCTGCGAAATCTTCTTACGAAATGATAAAAGATAATGTAGATATTGTTTTTGGGTTGACACATGTAAAAATAGAGCATGATAAAAAAATTGCCGAATTGATTCCCGAAATTCCTTTGATTATGGGAGGGCACGAGCATACTCATATGAGACATCGGGTTGGAAATACAATCATAACCAAAGCAGATGCAAACGCAAAAACAGCTTATGTCCATAAAATATCGTTTGATAAAAAAACGAAAAAAATAACCATTGCATCGGAACTAAAAGAAATCAATACAAGCATAATACCCGAAAAGAAAATTGCAACTATTGTAAATAAGTGGCAGGATATTTTGAATGTTAAAGTAAAAGAAATCATTGCGAACCCTGATGAGACTATCTACCGATCAAAAGTGCCATTGGAAGGCAGAGATACGCCTATTCGATCCGAACAGACAAACCTGGGCAAACTGGTGGCCCGGTCCATGGCTTTTGCCTATAATGACGCCGTAGATTGTGCCATTGTTAATAGCGGATCTATCCGGATAGATGATACTTTGGAAGGAGCTGTCACCGGTATCGATATTTTTAGAGTATTGCCCTATGGAGGGGCAATATTAAAAATTGAGATAAAAGGAAGTTTACTGCAGGAAGTACTGGAATTTGGGGCAGCTGCCAAAGGCAGAGGGGCTTATTTGCAGCGATATCGGGCTGAGAAAAAAAATACTTATTGGACCATTTCCGGAAAACAGCTAGATTCTGACAAGATATATACGGTTGCGATAAGCGATTATTTAATAAAAGGATTTGATATTCCTGTTTTAAATGAAAAAAATAAGGATATTACTACTATTTACAGGCCTGCAAAAAATGAATTGGAGTATGATATCAGAAAAGCAATGGTTCATTATTTAAAAGTGCAATACAAAGAATCACAAGAGTAA